ATGGTCGGCTGGACGTAGTAGCCGCCCTTCAACTCGCCCTCGTGCTCGACGCGTTCGCCACCGGTGAGGACCTTGGCACCTTCCTGCCGGCCGATGTCCAGATAGGAGAGAATCTTCTCCAACTGGTCGTTGGAGGCCTGCGCGCCGATCATCGTGTCCGTGTCGAGCGGGTGGCCGGTCTTGATCTGCTCGGTGCGGGCGATCGCCGCCTCCATGAACTCGGCGTACCGGCCGCGCTGGACCAGCGCCCGGGACGGGCAGGTGCACACCTCGCCCTGGTTGAGCGCGAACATCGTGAAGCCTTCCAGCGCCTTGTCCCGGAAGTCGTCGTCGGCCGCCCAGACGTCGTTGAAGAAGATGTTCGGGGACTTGCCGCCGAGTTCGAGGGTGACCGGGGTGATGTTCTCCGAGGCGTACTGCATGATCAGGCGGCCGGTCGTCGTCTCGCCGGTGAACGCCACTTTGGCCACCCGGGGGCTGGACGCCAGCGGCTTGCCCGCCTCCACGCCGAAGCCGTTGACGACGTTGACCACGCCCGGCGGGAGCAGGTCGGAGACCAGGCTGAGCCAGTAGTGGATGGACGCCGGAGTCTGCTCGGCCGGCTTGAGCACGACCGCGTTGCCGGCGGCCAGCGCCGGGGCCAGCTTCCACGTGGCCATCAGGATCGGGAAGTTCCACGGGATGATCTGCGCGACCACGCCCAACGGCTCGTGGAAGTGGTACGCCACCGTGTCGTCGTCGACCTCGCCGAGCGAGCCCTCCTGGGCGCGGATCGCACCCGCGAAGTAGCGGAAGTGGTCGATGGCCAGCGGAATGTCGGCGGCCAGCGTCTCGCGCACCGGCTTGCCGTTCTCCCAGCTCTCGGCGACCGCCAGCTGATCCAGGTTCGCCGCCATACGGTCGGCGATCTTGAGCAGGATGTCGGCGCGCTCGGTCACCGAGGTCCTGCCCCACGCGGGAGCGGCCGCGTGCGCCGCGTCGAGCGCCCGCTCCACGTCCTCCGCCGTGCCCCGCGCGATCTCGGTGAACGGCTGCCCGTTCACCGGCGACGGGTTGTCGAAGTACTGCCCCCGGATCGGCGGCACGTACTCTCCGCCGATGAAGTGGTCGTAGCGCGCCTGGTAGGAGACGATCGCGCCGTCGGTGCCGGGCGCCGAGTAACGGGTCATGCTGGTCTGCCTCCCTGCAGAAGCGCTGCCCGCCGTTGGGCAGCTCTCGGCGCGAGGCTAGGGACGGCGAGGTTGCAAGTACGTTGCGCGCGGCGCGGGTGCGGTCAGC
Above is a window of Streptomyces sp. DT2A-34 DNA encoding:
- a CDS encoding aldehyde dehydrogenase family protein, translated to MTRYSAPGTDGAIVSYQARYDHFIGGEYVPPIRGQYFDNPSPVNGQPFTEIARGTAEDVERALDAAHAAAPAWGRTSVTERADILLKIADRMAANLDQLAVAESWENGKPVRETLAADIPLAIDHFRYFAGAIRAQEGSLGEVDDDTVAYHFHEPLGVVAQIIPWNFPILMATWKLAPALAAGNAVVLKPAEQTPASIHYWLSLVSDLLPPGVVNVVNGFGVEAGKPLASSPRVAKVAFTGETTTGRLIMQYASENITPVTLELGGKSPNIFFNDVWAADDDFRDKALEGFTMFALNQGEVCTCPSRALVQRGRYAEFMEAAIARTEQIKTGHPLDTDTMIGAQASNDQLEKILSYLDIGRQEGAKVLTGGERVEHEGELKGGYYVQPTIFEGDNRMRIFQEEIFGPVVSVTSFDDFDDAIKIANDTLYGLGAGVWTRDINTAYRAGRAIQAGRVWTNCYHAYPAHAAFGGYKGSGIGRETHKMMLEHYQQTKNLLVSYSPKKLGFF